The Streptococcus mitis genome has a segment encoding these proteins:
- the purF gene encoding amidophosphoribosyltransferase, with protein sequence MTYEVKSLNEECGVFGIWGHPDAAKLTYFGLHSLQHRGQEGAGILSNDQGKLKRHRDMGLLSEVFRNPANLDKLTGTGAIGHVRYATAGEASVDNIQPFLFRFHDMQFGLAHNGNLTNAASLKKELEQRGAIFSATSDSEILAHLIRRSHNPSLMGKIKEALSLVKGGFAYILLFEDKLIAALDPNGFRPLSIGKMTNGAVVVSSETCAFEVIGAEWIRDLKPGEIVIIDDKGIQYDSYTDDTQLAICSMEYIYFARPDSNIHGVNVHTARKRMGAQLAREFKHEADIVVGVPNSSLSAAMGFAEESGLPNEMGLIKNQYTQRTFIQPTQELREQGVRMKLSAVSGVVKGKRVVMIDDSIVRGTTSRRIVQLLKEAGATEVHVAIGSPALAYPCFYGIDIQTRQELIAANHTVEETRQIIGADSLTYLSIDGLIESIGIETDAPNGGLCVAYFDGDYPTPLYDYEEDYRRSLEEKTSFYK encoded by the coding sequence ATGACATACGAAGTAAAATCTCTTAATGAAGAATGTGGTGTTTTCGGTATCTGGGGACATCCAGATGCTGCTAAATTGACCTATTTTGGTCTCCATAGTCTTCAGCACCGTGGTCAGGAGGGGGCAGGAATCCTCTCCAATGACCAAGGGAAACTAAAGCGGCATCGCGATATGGGTCTTCTATCAGAAGTCTTCAGAAATCCTGCTAACTTAGATAAATTGACGGGAACTGGTGCGATTGGGCATGTGCGTTACGCGACTGCTGGCGAAGCTTCTGTAGATAATATCCAGCCTTTCCTCTTCCGTTTTCACGATATGCAGTTTGGCTTGGCTCATAATGGGAATCTGACCAATGCTGCCTCTCTCAAGAAAGAACTGGAACAAAGAGGAGCGATTTTCAGTGCGACTTCGGACTCAGAAATCTTGGCCCACCTCATTCGTCGCAGTCATAATCCTAGCCTGATGGGCAAAATCAAGGAAGCGCTCAGCCTTGTCAAAGGTGGTTTTGCCTATATCTTGCTGTTTGAGGACAAGTTGATTGCGGCTCTTGACCCCAATGGTTTCCGTCCACTTTCTATCGGGAAAATGACCAATGGAGCGGTGGTGGTTTCCTCTGAAACCTGTGCTTTTGAGGTTATTGGTGCTGAATGGATTCGTGATTTGAAGCCCGGTGAGATTGTGATCATTGATGACAAGGGCATCCAGTATGATAGCTATACAGATGATACTCAGCTCGCGATTTGTTCTATGGAGTATATCTATTTTGCCCGCCCTGACTCTAACATCCATGGGGTCAATGTCCATACAGCACGTAAACGTATGGGTGCCCAACTAGCCCGTGAGTTCAAGCATGAGGCAGATATTGTGGTCGGTGTGCCAAATTCCTCCCTCAGCGCGGCTATGGGATTTGCGGAAGAATCCGGGCTACCAAATGAAATGGGCCTCATCAAGAACCAATACACCCAACGTACCTTTATCCAACCGACTCAAGAATTGCGGGAGCAAGGGGTGCGGATGAAACTATCTGCTGTTTCTGGTGTTGTAAAAGGCAAGCGTGTGGTTATGATTGATGACTCTATTGTACGTGGAACAACCTCTCGTCGGATCGTTCAACTCTTGAAAGAAGCGGGTGCAACTGAGGTTCACGTTGCTATTGGCAGTCCAGCGCTAGCTTATCCATGCTTCTATGGAATTGATATCCAGACCCGTCAGGAGCTAATTGCGGCCAATCATACTGTTGAAGAAACTCGCCAAATCATTGGTGCGGACAGTCTGACCTATCTTTCAATTGATGGTTTGATTGAGTCGATTGGGATTGAAACAGATGCACCAAATGGTGGTCTCTGTGTCGCTTATTTTGATGGTGATTACCCAACGCCTCTCTACGACTATGAAGAAGACTATCGTAGAAGTTTGGAAGAAAAGACCAGTTTTTACAAATAG
- the purM gene encoding phosphoribosylformylglycinamidine cyclo-ligase, translated as MTKNAYAQSGVDVEAGYEVVERIKKHVARTERAGVMGALGGFGGMFDLSKTGVKEPVLISGTDGVGTKLMLAIKYDKHDTIGQDCVAMCVNDIIAAGAEPLYFLDYVATGKNEPAKLEQVVAGVAEGCVQAGAALIGGETAEMPGMYGEDDYDLAGFAVGVAEKCQIIDGSKVAEGDVLLGLASSGIHSNGYSLVRRVFADYTGEEILPELEGKQLKEVLLEPTRIYVKAVLPLIKEELVNGIAHITGGGFIENVPRMFAADLAAEIEEDKVPVLPIFKALEKYGQIKHEEMFEIFNMGVGLMFAVSPENVSRVKELLDEPVYEIGRIVKKENESVIIK; from the coding sequence ATGACAAAAAATGCTTATGCCCAGTCGGGTGTAGATGTTGAAGCGGGTTATGAAGTTGTTGAACGAATCAAAAAGCACGTGGCTCGTACGGAGCGTGCAGGTGTCATGGGAGCTCTGGGTGGCTTTGGTGGTATGTTTGACCTTTCAAAGACTGGGGTTAAAGAACCTGTCTTGATTTCAGGAACTGATGGTGTCGGAACCAAGCTCATGCTGGCTATCAAGTACGACAAGCACGATACTATCGGTCAGGACTGTGTGGCCATGTGTGTCAATGATATCATCGCTGCAGGTGCGGAGCCCCTCTATTTCCTCGACTATGTGGCGACAGGGAAGAATGAACCAGCTAAACTAGAACAAGTAGTCGCTGGTGTTGCAGAAGGCTGTGTGCAGGCTGGTGCTGCCCTAATCGGTGGGGAAACGGCTGAAATGCCGGGCATGTACGGCGAAGATGACTATGACTTGGCTGGTTTTGCGGTTGGTGTGGCTGAAAAATGTCAAATCATTGACGGTTCAAAAGTGGCAGAGGGAGATGTTCTTCTTGGGCTTGCTTCAAGTGGGATTCATTCCAATGGTTACTCTCTCGTCCGTCGTGTCTTTGCGGATTACACAGGTGAGGAAATCTTGCCAGAATTGGAAGGTAAGCAACTCAAGGAAGTTTTGCTAGAGCCAACTCGTATCTATGTCAAGGCTGTTTTGCCACTCATCAAGGAAGAGTTGGTCAACGGCATTGCCCACATCACTGGTGGTGGCTTTATCGAAAATGTCCCTCGTATGTTTGCAGCTGACTTGGCCGCTGAGATTGAAGAAGACAAGGTTCCAGTGCTTCCAATTTTCAAAGCCCTTGAAAAATACGGTCAGATCAAACATGAAGAAATGTTTGAAATCTTCAATATGGGTGTGGGACTTATGTTTGCAGTTAGCCCTGAAAATGTAAGTCGTGTCAAGGAATTGTTGGATGAACCAGTCTATGAAATTGGTCGTATCGTCAAGAAAGAAAATGAAAGTGTCATCATCAAATGA
- the purN gene encoding phosphoribosylglycinamide formyltransferase — MKKIAVFASGNGSNFQVIAEQFPVEFVFSDHRDAYVLERSDKLGVLSYAFELKEFESKADYEEALVELLEEHQIDLVCLAGYMKIVGPTLLAAYEGRIINIHPAYLPEFPGAHGIEDAWNAGVSESGVTIHWVDSGVDTGKIIKQVRVPRLADDTIDSFEARIHEAEYKLYPEVLDSLGVGRR, encoded by the coding sequence ATGAAAAAAATAGCGGTTTTTGCCTCTGGTAATGGCTCAAATTTTCAGGTGATTGCGGAACAATTTCCAGTAGAGTTTGTCTTTTCAGACCATCGTGACGCCTATGTGCTCGAGCGGTCAGACAAGCTTGGCGTTCTGTCCTATGCTTTTGAACTCAAGGAGTTTGAGAGCAAGGCAGACTACGAAGAAGCCCTTGTTGAGCTCTTGGAAGAACATCAGATTGACTTGGTTTGTTTGGCGGGTTATATGAAAATCGTCGGCCCAACCTTATTGGCAGCCTATGAAGGCCGAATCATCAACATTCATCCAGCCTACTTGCCAGAATTTCCAGGAGCTCATGGGATTGAAGATGCTTGGAATGCTGGTGTCTCTGAAAGTGGTGTGACCATTCACTGGGTGGACTCAGGTGTGGATACAGGAAAGATCATCAAACAAGTCCGTGTGCCAAGGTTAGCTGATGATACGATTGACAGTTTTGAAGCTCGCATTCATGAGGCAGAGTACAAGTTGTATCCGGAGGTGCTGGATAGTTTGGGAGTAGGGAGAAGGTAA
- a CDS encoding GNAT family N-acetyltransferase produces MIEMKLVDESSFQAVLDLKISEADERARFVAPNVRSLADAWLYRENEDVFPRAIYWDKQVVGFLLLEIDVDEAEYFIWRIMIGQQYQGRGYGRKALGVLIKEAQMDRACSHIVADYVVGNEKMKHLLTSLGFQETGFIEENNEVAMRLDLKKEE; encoded by the coding sequence ATGATTGAGATGAAATTAGTAGATGAGAGCAGTTTTCAGGCAGTGTTGGATTTGAAAATATCTGAAGCTGATGAACGAGCACGTTTCGTAGCTCCAAATGTACGCTCTTTAGCTGACGCATGGCTCTATCGGGAAAATGAAGATGTGTTTCCGAGGGCAATCTATTGGGATAAGCAAGTGGTTGGCTTTCTCCTGCTGGAAATAGACGTGGATGAAGCGGAATACTTTATCTGGCGGATAATGATTGGTCAGCAGTACCAAGGAAGAGGTTATGGTCGAAAAGCCTTGGGAGTTCTAATCAAAGAGGCTCAGATGGATAGAGCTTGCAGTCATATTGTTGCAGATTATGTGGTTGGAAATGAAAAAATGAAGCACCTGCTGACTAGTCTGGGGTTTCAGGAAACAGGATTTATAGAAGAAAATAACGAAGTCGCTATGCGCTTAGACCTAAAGAAAGAGGAATAG
- the purH gene encoding bifunctional phosphoribosylaminoimidazolecarboxamide formyltransferase/IMP cyclohydrolase — MTKKALISVSDKAGIVEFAQELKKLGWEIISTGGTKVTLDNAGVDTIAIDDVTGFPEMMDGRVKTLHPNIHGGLLARRDLDSHLEAAKDNQIELIDLVVVNLYPFKETILKPDVTYADAVENIDIGGPSMLRSAAKNHASVTVVVDPADYAVVLDELAATGETTYETRQRLAAKVFRHTAAYDALIAEYFTAQVGESKPEKLTLTYDLKQAMRYGENPQQDADFYQKALPTDYSIASAKQLNGKELSFNNIRDADAAIRIIRDFKDRPTVVALKHMNPCGIGQADDIETAWDYAYESDPVSIFGGIVVLNREVDAATAEKMHGVFLEIIIAPSYTDEALAILTNKKKNLRILALPFDAQEASEVEAEYTGVVGGLLVQNQDVVKESSADWQVVTKRQPTETEAIALEFAWKAIKYVKSNGIIVTNDHMTLGVGPGQTNRVASVRIAIDQAKDRLDGAVLASDAFFPFADNVEEIAKAGIKAIIQPGGSIRDQESIEAADKYGLTMVFTGVRHFRH, encoded by the coding sequence ATGACGAAAAAAGCCTTAATCAGCGTCTCAGATAAAGCGGGTATTGTTGAATTTGCCCAAGAACTTAAAAAACTTGGTTGGGAGATTATCTCGACAGGTGGAACTAAGGTTACCCTTGATAATGCTGGGGTGGACACGATTGCTATTGACGATGTGACTGGTTTTCCAGAGATGATGGACGGTCGTGTCAAGACCCTTCATCCAAATATTCACGGTGGACTCCTCGCTCGTCGCGACTTGGATAGCCACTTGGAAGCGGCTAAGGATAATCAGATTGAGCTTATCGACCTTGTTGTGGTCAATCTTTACCCATTCAAGGAGACTATTCTTAAACCAGACGTGACTTACGCTGATGCAGTTGAAAACATCGATATCGGTGGTCCGTCTATGCTTCGTTCAGCAGCGAAGAACCATGCTAGCGTAACAGTTGTGGTAGACCCAGCGGATTACGCTGTAGTTCTTGACGAATTGGCAGCCACAGGTGAAACAACTTATGAAACTCGCCAACGTTTAGCGGCCAAGGTTTTCCGTCACACAGCGGCTTATGATGCCTTGATTGCAGAGTATTTCACAGCTCAGGTCGGCGAAAGCAAACCTGAAAAACTCACTTTGACTTATGACCTCAAACAAGCCATGCGTTACGGAGAAAATCCTCAACAGGATGCGGACTTCTACCAAAAAGCCTTGCCGACAGACTACTCCATTGCTTCAGCGAAACAGCTTAACGGTAAGGAATTGTCCTTCAACAATATCCGTGATGCGGATGCTGCCATTCGTATTATCCGTGACTTCAAAGACCGTCCAACCGTTGTGGCTCTCAAACACATGAACCCGTGCGGTATCGGTCAAGCTGATGACATCGAAACAGCTTGGGACTACGCTTATGAGTCTGACCCAGTGTCTATCTTTGGCGGTATCGTCGTTCTCAACCGTGAGGTAGATGCTGCGACAGCTGAGAAGATGCATGGTGTCTTCCTTGAAATCATCATCGCACCAAGCTATACGGATGAGGCGCTAGCTATTTTGACCAATAAAAAGAAAAACTTGCGTATCCTTGCCTTGCCATTTGATGCTCAAGAGGCCAGTGAAGTGGAAGCAGAATACACAGGTGTAGTTGGTGGACTTCTGGTGCAAAACCAAGACGTGGTGAAAGAAAGTTCAGCTGACTGGCAAGTGGTGACCAAACGCCAACCAACAGAGACAGAAGCGATAGCACTTGAGTTTGCTTGGAAAGCCATCAAGTATGTCAAATCCAACGGTATCATCGTGACCAACGACCACATGACACTTGGTGTGGGCCCTGGTCAAACCAACCGTGTGGCTTCTGTTCGTATTGCCATTGACCAAGCTAAAGACCGCCTTGACGGCGCTGTTCTTGCTTCGGATGCCTTCTTCCCATTTGCGGATAACGTGGAAGAAATTGCTAAAGCAGGTATCAAGGCTATCATCCAGCCTGGTGGCTCTATCCGTGACCAGGAATCCATCGAAGCGGCGGATAAATATGGCTTGACCATGGTCTTTACAGGCGTGAGACATTTTAGACATTAA
- the purD gene encoding phosphoribosylamine--glycine ligase produces MKLLVVGSGGREHAIAKKLLESKDVEKVFVAPGNDGMTLDGLELVNISISEHSKLIDFAKANDIAWTFIGPDDALAAGIVDDFHAAGLKAFGPTRLAAELEWSKDFAKEIMVKYGVPTAAYGTFSDFEEAKAYIEKQGAPIVVKADGLALGKGVVVAETVEQAVEAAHEMLLDNKFGNSGARVVIEEFLEGEEFSLFAFVNGDKFYIMPTAQDHKRAYDGDKGPNTGGMGAYAPVPHLPQSVIDTAVDTIVKPVLEGMIKEGRPYLGVLYAGLILTADGPKVIEFNARFGDPETQIILPRLTSGFAQNITDILDGKESNITWTDKGVTLGVVVASNGYPLDYEKGVKLPAKTEGDIITYYAGAKFAENSRALLSNGGRVYMLVTTAATVKEAQDTIYQELDKQNTEGLFYRTDIGSKAIK; encoded by the coding sequence ATGAAGCTGTTAGTTGTCGGTTCGGGTGGTCGTGAACATGCGATTGCTAAGAAGTTACTTGAATCAAAAGACGTTGAAAAAGTATTTGTAGCTCCTGGGAATGATGGGATGACTCTTGATGGTTTGGAATTGGTAAATATCTCTATTTCCGAACATTCTAAGTTAATTGACTTTGCAAAAGCCAACGATATTGCTTGGACTTTTATAGGGCCAGATGACGCCCTTGCAGCTGGTATCGTGGATGATTTCCATGCAGCTGGTCTCAAAGCCTTTGGTCCGACAAGATTGGCAGCTGAGCTGGAGTGGTCCAAGGACTTTGCCAAGGAAATCATGGTCAAATACGGCGTTCCGACAGCAGCCTATGGCACATTCTCAGATTTCGAGGAAGCCAAGGCCTATATCGAAAAGCAGGGTGCGCCTATCGTAGTCAAGGCGGATGGCTTGGCGCTTGGGAAGGGTGTCGTCGTTGCGGAGACGGTTGAGCAAGCAGTCGAAGCAGCTCACGAGATGCTATTGGACAATAAATTTGGTAACTCAGGTGCGCGTGTGGTTATTGAGGAATTTCTTGAAGGAGAGGAATTTTCACTCTTTGCCTTTGTCAATGGTGATAAGTTCTACATCATGCCAACAGCTCAGGACCACAAACGTGCCTATGATGGCGACAAAGGGCCTAACACGGGTGGTATGGGTGCCTATGCGCCAGTTCCACACTTGCCACAGAGTGTAATTGATACAGCGGTTGATACAATTGTCAAGCCAGTCCTAGAAGGGATGATTAAAGAAGGGCGCCCTTATCTGGGTGTTCTTTATGCGGGGCTTATCTTGACAGCGGACGGTCCTAAGGTTATCGAGTTCAACGCTCGTTTTGGAGATCCTGAAACGCAAATCATCTTGCCTCGTTTAACATCTGGCTTTGCACAAAATATTACGGATATCCTCGATGGCAAGGAGTCAAACATCACGTGGACGGACAAGGGTGTGACTCTGGGTGTGGTTGTCGCATCCAACGGTTATCCGTTAGACTATGAAAAAGGTGTCAAGTTGCCAGCCAAGACAGAAGGCGATATCATCACCTACTATGCAGGGGCTAAGTTTGCGGAAAATAGCAGAGCGCTGCTATCAAACGGTGGACGTGTCTATATGCTGGTTACCACAGCAGCCACCGTCAAAGAAGCCCAAGACACCATCTACCAAGAACTCGACAAACAAAACACAGAAGGCCTCTTCTACAGAACAGATATCGGAAGCAAGGCTATAAAATAA
- a CDS encoding phosphoribosylaminoimidazole carboxylase, whose protein sequence is MTAVVKERLDDNPIVQGNWKTLGFRFRHETPLVAAAVPHNLR, encoded by the coding sequence ATCACCGCCGTTGTCAAAGAACGATTGGATGATAATCCAATCGTTCAGGGAAATTGGAAGACCTTGGGCTTCCGATTTAGGCATGAGACCCCTTTGGTGGCTGCTGCCGTCCCTCACAACCTAAGGTGA
- the purE gene encoding 5-(carboxyamino)imidazole ribonucleotide mutase, with product MKPVISIIMGSKSDWATMQKTAEVLDRFGVAYEKKVVSAHRTPDLMFRHAEEARSHGIKVIIAGAGGAAHLPGMVAAKTTLPVIGVPVKSRALSGVDSLYSIVQMPGGVPVATMAIGEAGATNAALFALRLLSVEDQAIATALADFAEEQGKIAEESTNELI from the coding sequence ATGAAACCCGTAATTTCCATTATCATGGGCTCAAAATCCGACTGGGCAACCATGCAAAAAACCGCCGAAGTCTTAGACCGCTTCGGTGTAGCCTACGAAAAGAAAGTTGTTTCTGCCCACCGCACACCAGACCTTATGTTCAGACATGCCGAAGAGGCTCGTAGCCACGGTATCAAGGTTATCATCGCAGGTGCTGGAGGCGCTGCTCACTTGCCAGGTATGGTCGCTGCTAAAACAACCCTTCCAGTCATTGGTGTGCCCGTCAAATCTCGTGCGCTTAGTGGCGTGGACTCGCTCTACTCTATCGTACAGATGCCGGGAGGTGTGCCTGTTGCGACAATGGCTATCGGTGAAGCAGGTGCTACAAATGCGGCCCTCTTTGCCCTCCGTCTCCTCTCAGTAGAGGATCAGGCTATCGCGACAGCTTTGGCTGATTTCGCAGAGGAGCAAGGAAAAATCGCAGAGGAGTCTACAAATGAGCTCATCTAA
- the purK gene encoding 5-(carboxyamino)imidazole ribonucleotide synthase, producing MSSSKTIGIIGGGQLGQMMAISAIYMGHKVIALDPAADCPASRVAEIIVASYNDVEALRQLAERCDVLTYEFENVDADGLDAVVKDGQLPQGTDLLRISQNRIFEKDFLSNKAQVTVAPYKVVTSSQDLENIDLSKNYVLKTATGGYDGHGQKVIRSEADLEEAYALADSANCVLEEFVNFDLEISVIVSGNGKDVTVFPVQENIHRNNILSKTIVPARISESLAEKAKAMAVRIAEQLNLSGTLCVEMFATADDIIVNEIAPRPHNSGHYSIEACDFSQFDTHILGVLGAPLPAIKLHAPAVMLNVLGQHVEVAEKYVTENPSAHLHMYGKIEAKHNRKMGHVTLFSDVPDGVEEFGKGIDF from the coding sequence ATGAGCTCATCTAAAACAATCGGAATCATCGGTGGTGGGCAACTTGGTCAGATGATGGCCATTTCTGCTATCTACATGGGCCACAAGGTTATCGCGCTGGATCCTGCGGCGGATTGCCCAGCCTCTCGCGTGGCGGAAATCATCGTGGCTTCTTATAACGATGTGGAAGCTCTTCGTCAGCTGGCTGAGCGATGCGATGTCCTGACTTATGAGTTTGAGAATGTCGATGCTGACGGTTTGGATGCGGTTGTCAAGGATGGGCAACTTCCACAAGGGACAGACCTCCTCCGCATTTCGCAAAATCGGATTTTTGAAAAGGACTTCCTCTCAAACAAGGCTCAAGTCACTGTAGCACCTTACAAGGTTGTGACTTCAAGCCAAGACTTGGAAAATATTGACTTGTCAAAAAACTATGTCCTCAAGACTGCTACTGGTGGCTATGACGGGCATGGACAAAAGGTTATTCGCTCAGAAGCAGACTTGGAAGAAGCCTATGCACTGGCTGATTCTGCAAACTGCGTTTTGGAAGAATTTGTTAATTTTGACCTTGAAATTTCTGTCATCGTGTCTGGTAATGGTAAGGATGTGACGGTTTTCCCAGTTCAGGAAAATATCCACCGAAACAACATTCTTTCAAAAACCATTGTGCCAGCCCGTATTTCAGAAAGTTTAGCTGAAAAAGCTAAAGCCATGGCAGTACGAATTGCTGAACAGCTGAACTTGTCTGGAACACTTTGCGTGGAAATGTTTGCGACCGCTGATGATATCATTGTCAACGAAATCGCCCCACGTCCACATAACTCTGGGCACTACTCAATCGAAGCTTGTGATTTTTCACAATTTGACACTCATATTCTCGGCGTTCTCGGAGCCCCATTGCCAGCTATCAAATTGCATGCCCCAGCTGTTATGCTTAATGTCCTCGGCCAGCATGTCGAGGTCGCTGAGAAATATGTGACAGAAAATCCAAGCGCCCACCTCCACATGTATGGTAAAATAGAAGCGAAGCACAACCGCAAGATGGGACATGTGACTTTGTTTAGCGATGTGCCGGATGGTGTGGAAGAGTTTGGGAAAGGGATAGATTTTTAG
- a CDS encoding ketopantoate reductase family protein has translation MKIVILGLGVIGTTYAYAFQQAGHQVEHVLRDSKKNTAPKELAVDLLDGRYHSKGENKHDTYEVHVAEVNSEYDFIFLSVRHGLIKEAVETLRKNNVKGTLAFFCNFWDRKEVQEWAGDYDYILAFPTAGGHMQDNHLDGVLFYHLMLEGEQKAQISNYVDLAALLASADLKWEVPHDMVEWIWIHMAINAGVTSSAARSGNLENPEELALNLMNSSSELSLAIKAIREALKVVEARGVNLKLYNAELLPYKIPTWIAGKAMKVMFAKNELTRKIMTLHNDKQDIFYCCQSVYKTGQELGVEMPILKANMKGISI, from the coding sequence GTGAAAATAGTGATTCTAGGACTTGGTGTCATTGGGACTACTTATGCCTATGCCTTTCAACAGGCAGGCCACCAAGTAGAACATGTGTTGAGAGACAGTAAGAAAAACACTGCTCCGAAGGAGTTAGCGGTTGATCTGCTCGATGGTCGCTATCATTCCAAGGGCGAAAACAAACACGACACCTATGAGGTTCATGTGGCAGAAGTTAATTCAGAATATGATTTTATTTTTCTCAGTGTTCGTCATGGGCTTATCAAAGAAGCTGTGGAAACCTTGCGAAAAAATAATGTCAAAGGCACCCTCGCTTTCTTCTGTAATTTCTGGGATAGAAAAGAGGTCCAAGAGTGGGCAGGGGACTACGATTATATTCTAGCCTTTCCGACAGCGGGTGGTCATATGCAAGATAATCATTTGGATGGTGTCTTGTTTTACCATTTAATGCTAGAAGGTGAGCAAAAAGCACAGATTTCGAACTATGTTGATCTGGCAGCTTTACTAGCTTCTGCAGATTTGAAGTGGGAAGTTCCCCATGATATGGTTGAGTGGATTTGGATTCATATGGCGATTAACGCAGGTGTCACTTCGTCAGCTGCACGTTCAGGAAATCTGGAAAACCCAGAAGAACTAGCTTTGAACTTAATGAATAGTTCTTCAGAATTATCATTGGCTATCAAGGCCATTCGAGAAGCTTTGAAAGTTGTAGAAGCGCGTGGCGTGAATTTAAAGCTTTACAATGCAGAACTCTTGCCTTACAAAATTCCCACTTGGATAGCAGGAAAAGCTATGAAAGTTATGTTTGCGAAAAATGAGCTGACCCGAAAAATTATGACCCTACACAATGATAAACAGGACATCTTCTACTGTTGTCAAAGTGTTTATAAGACCGGTCAGGAGTTAGGTGTTGAGATGCCCATTCTGAAAGCAAATATGAAGGGAATTTCGATTTAG
- a CDS encoding phosphoribosylaminoimidazole carboxylase — protein sequence MIQLIVNAFIEKDKTGAVVEVLFASSDHEKVRTKYEELVAQYPENYLAIYDLPLDTDLNTLDHYPSVWIGKEEFE from the coding sequence ATGATTCAACTCATCGTCAATGCATTTATTGAAAAGGATAAGACAGGAGCAGTTGTTGAAGTTTTATTTGCTAGTAGTGATCATGAAAAAGTGAGAACTAAGTATGAAGAGTTAGTTGCGCAATATCCTGAAAACTATTTAGCAATTTATGATTTACCACTAGATACAGATTTGAATACACTAGATCACTATCCGTCTGTATGGATTGGGAAAGAGGAATTTGAATAG
- a CDS encoding DUF262 domain-containing protein: protein MATLEEKIQLLEQQISDERQKLSADRMDISFGEIMNLYKQSELIIRPEYQRLFRWTNTQKTLLIESILMGIPIPPIFVAEDENGVWELVDGLQRVSTIISFFGNLKPNLVQTYEVSDVVEDLVSNSNNWELEAGDIIKDLEGFNVETLPQKYKLNIKRAVCRVEILRGESNTSLKYELFKRLNSGGTKLTPQEIRNAVYRGINPDLNELITELSQNSDFKDLTSLSETKIRELYDQELILRFVAFYQNVNNINLSTQSFLDKFMDETASTGNLDSEKYKEIFNSTIALLTEIGDNNIFRNERNLFVPAMFEGVMIGTSENLDYYVKHTDELREKIRQLQTDDEFKRLSGSASNSRSRIKKRLQRAQEIFSYGN from the coding sequence ATGGCAACTTTAGAAGAGAAAATTCAATTATTAGAACAGCAAATTTCAGATGAGAGACAAAAGCTCTCGGCAGATAGGATGGATATTTCTTTTGGAGAGATTATGAATCTTTATAAACAATCTGAATTGATTATTAGACCAGAGTATCAACGGTTGTTTAGATGGACTAATACACAGAAAACCTTATTAATAGAATCTATTTTAATGGGTATTCCGATTCCTCCGATATTTGTCGCTGAAGATGAGAATGGAGTATGGGAATTGGTAGATGGTCTTCAGAGGGTTTCAACAATAATAAGTTTTTTTGGTAATTTAAAACCTAATTTAGTACAAACTTATGAAGTTTCAGATGTTGTAGAAGATTTGGTTTCTAATTCAAACAATTGGGAGTTGGAAGCAGGAGATATTATTAAAGATCTAGAAGGATTTAATGTCGAAACTTTACCTCAAAAATATAAACTGAATATTAAACGAGCTGTTTGTCGTGTCGAAATCTTAAGAGGGGAGAGTAACACATCGTTAAAGTATGAGTTGTTTAAAAGATTGAATTCAGGTGGGACGAAGTTGACACCACAGGAAATTAGAAATGCCGTGTATAGGGGAATTAATCCAGATTTAAATGAGTTAATAACAGAGTTAAGCCAGAATAGTGATTTTAAAGATTTGACTAGCTTAAGTGAAACAAAAATTCGGGAATTATATGATCAAGAACTTATATTACGTTTTGTAGCATTTTATCAAAATGTTAACAATATAAATTTAAGCACACAAAGTTTTTTGGATAAATTTATGGATGAGACTGCTAGTACAGGTAATCTTGATAGCGAAAAGTATAAGGAAATTTTTAATTCAACGATAGCGTTATTAACAGAGATTGGCGACAATAATATTTTTAGAAATGAACGAAATCTTTTTGTGCCGGCTATGTTTGAAGGTGTAATGATTGGAACATCGGAAAACTTAGATTATTATGTAAAGCATACAGATGAATTGCGAGAAAAAATTCGTCAATTACAAACAGATGATGAATTCAAACGTCTATCTGGTTCAGCATCAAATAGTAGGAGTAGGATTAAGAAACGTTTACAACGAGCTCAAGAGATTTTTAGTTATGGAAATTGA